In Ovis canadensis isolate MfBH-ARS-UI-01 breed Bighorn chromosome 11, ARS-UI_OviCan_v2, whole genome shotgun sequence, one genomic interval encodes:
- the LOC138414663 gene encoding olfactory receptor-like protein DTMT, translated as MTGRNQTIVSEFLLLGLPIQSEHQNLFYVLFLAMYVTTILGNLLILVLICLDPHLHTPMYLFLSNLSFSDLCFSSVTMPKLLKNMQSQDPSIPYAGCLTQMYFFLFFGDLESFLLVAMAYDRYVAICFPLHYTAIMSPRLCLFLLVLSWVLTTFHAMLHTLLMASLHFCEDNVIAHFFCDMSALLKLSCSDTRVNELVIFITGGLILVIPFLLIITSYARIVSSTLKVPSARGIRKAFSTCGSHLTVVSLFYGTIIGLYLCPSANNSTVKETVMAMMYTVVTPMLNPFIYSLRNRDMKGALRRVFWRKKTPFSL; from the coding sequence ATGACAGGAAGGAATCAAACTATTGTCTCAGAGTTCCTCCTGCTGGGACTGCCCATTCAGTCAGAACATCAAAACTTGTTCTACGTCCTGTTCCTGGCCATGTACGTTACCACCATCCTGGGGAACCTTCTCATCCTCGTCCTCATTTGCCTggacccccacctccacacacccATGTATTTGTTTCTCAGTAACCTGTCTTTCTCTGACCTCTGCTTCTCCTCTGTCACAATGCCCAAGTTGCTGAAGAACATGCAGAGCCAAGACCCGTCCATCCCCTATGCTGGCTGCTTGACACAAATGTACTTCTTCTTGTTCTTTGGAGACCTGGAGAGCTTCCTCCTTGTggccatggcctatgaccgctacgtGGCCATCTGCTTCCCCCTGCACTACACCGCCATCATGAGCCCCAGGCTCTGTCTCTTCTTGCTGGTGCTGTCCTGGGTGCTCACCACATTCCATGCCATGTTGCACACCCTGCTCATGGCCAGCCTGCATTTTTGTGAAGACAACGTGATCGCCCACTTTTTCTGTGACATGTCTGCTCTGCTGAAGCTGTCCTGCTCTGACACTCGAGTGAATGAGCTGGTGATATTTATCACGGGAGGGCTCATTCTTGTGATCCCCTTTCTACTCATCATCACGTCCTATGCTCGAATCGTGTCCTCCACCCTCAAGGTCCCTTCTGCGAGGGGTATCCGcaaggccttctccacctgtggcTCCCACCTCACTGTGGTGTCCCTGTTTTATGGAACAATTATTGGTCTCTATTTATGCCCATCAGCTAATAATTCTACTGTTAAGGAGACTGTGATGGCTATGATGTACACTGTAGTGACCCCCATGCTGAACCCTTTCATCTACAGCCTGAGGAACAGAGACATGAAGGGAGCTCTCAGAAGAgtcttctggagaaagaaaactcCCTTCTCTCTGTGA
- the LOC138414659 gene encoding olfactory receptor 1E2-like, whose amino-acid sequence MTGRNQTTVSEFLLLGLPIKSEHQNLFYALFLAMYVTTVLGNFLILVLICLDPHLHTPMYLFLSNLSFSDLCFSSVTMPKLLKNMQSQDPSIPYAGCLTQMYFFLFFGDLEDLLLVAMAYDRYVAICFPLHYTAIMGPRLCLSLVVLPWILTTFHAMLHTLLMARLHFCEDNVIPHFFCDLSALLKLSCSDTRVNELVIFFVGGLIIVIPFLLIVMSYARIVSSILKVSSAKGICKAFSTCGSHLTVVSLFYGTIIGLYLCPSANNSTVKETVMSMMYTVVAPMLNPFIYSLRNRDMKGALRRVFCKKKNAFSL is encoded by the coding sequence ATGACAGGAAGGAATCAAACTACTGTTTCAGAGTTCCTCCTGCTGGGACTGCCCATCAAGTCAGAGCATCAGAACCTGTTCTACGCCCTGTTCCTGGCCATGTATGTTACCACTGTCCTGGGGAACTTTCTCATCCTCGTCCTCATTTGCCTggacccccacctccacacacccATGTATTTGTTTCTCAGTAACCTGTCTTTCTCTGACCTCTGCTTCTCCTCTGTCACAATGCCCAAACTGCTGAAGAACATGCAGAGCCAAGACCCATCCATCCCCTATGCTGGCTGCCTGACACAAATGTACTTCTTCCTGTTCTTTGGAGACCTGGAGGACCTCCTCCTTGTggccatggcctatgaccgctacgtGGCCATCTGCTTCCCCCTGCACTACACCGCCATCATGGGCCCCAGGCTCTGTCTCTCCCTGGTGGTGCTGCCCTGGATACTGACCACATTCCATGCCATGTTACACACCCTGCTCATGGCCAGGCTGCATTTCTGTGAAGACAATGTGATCCCCcactttttctgtgatttgtCTGCTTTGCTGAAGCTGTCCTGCTCTGACACTCGAGTGAATGAGCTGGTGATATTTTTCGTCGGAGGGCTCATTATCGTCATCCCATTCCTACTCATTGTCATGTCCTATGCACGAATCGTGTCCTCCATCCTCAAGGTCTCTTCTGCCAAGGGCATCTGcaaggccttctccacctgtggcTCCCACCTCACTGTGGTGTCTCTCTTCTATGGGACAATTATTGGTCTCTATTTATGCCCATCAGCTAATAATTCCACCGTTAAGGAGACTGTCATGTCTATGATGTACACTGTGGTggcccccatgctgaaccccttcatctacaGCCTGAGGAACAGAGACATGAAGGGAGCTCTCAGAAGAGtcttttgcaaaaagaaaaatgccttcTCTCTATGA
- the LOC138414661 gene encoding olfactory receptor 1E2-like: MTGWNQNVVSEFLLLGLPIESEHQNLFYVLFLAMYVTTILGNLLIIILICLDPHLHTPMYLFLSNLSFSDLCFSSVTMPKLLQDMQSQDPSISYAGCLTQMYFFLFFADLEDFLLVAMAYDRYVAICFPLHYTAIMGPRLCSFLVVLSWVLTTVPAMLYTLLMARLCFCADNVIPHFFCDMSALLKLSCSDTRVNELVIFVVGGLIIVLPFLLIIMSYARIIFSILKVPSVKGICKAFSTCGSHLTVVSLFYGTIIGLYLCPSANNSTVKETVMAMMYTVVTPMLNPFIYSLRNRDMKGALGRVFCKKKFHFFL, from the coding sequence ATGACAGGATGGAATCAAAATGTTGTCTCAGAGTTCCTTCTACTGGGACTGCCCATTGAGTCAGAACATCAAAACCTGTTCTATGTCCTGTTCCTGGCCATGTACGTTACCACCATCCTGGGGAACCTTCTCATCATCATCCTCATTTGCCTggacccccacctccacacacccATGTATTTGTTTCTCAGTAACCTGTCTTTCTCTGACCTCTGCTTCTCCTCTGTCACAATGCCCAAATTGCTACAGGACATGCAGAGCCAAGACCCGTCCATCTCTTATGCTGGCTGCCTGACACAAATGTACTTCTTCCTGTTCTTTGCAGACCTGGAGGACTTCCTCCTTGTggccatggcctatgaccgctatgtggccatctgcttCCCCCTGCACTACACCGCCATCATGGGCCCCAGGCTCtgttccttcctggtggtgctgtCCTGGGTGCTGACCACGGTCCCTGCCATGTTATACACCCTGCTCATGGCCAGACTGTGTTTTTGTGCAGACAATGTGATCCCCCACTTTTTCTGTGACATGTCTGCTCTTCTGAAGCTGTCCTGCTCTGACACTCGAGTGAATGAGCTGGTGATATTTGTCGTTGGAGGGCTCATTATTGTCCTGCCATTCCTACTCATCATCATGTCTTATGCACGAATTATTTTCTCTATCCTTAAGGTCCCCTCTGTTAAGGGCATCTGcaaagccttctccacctgtggcTCCCACCTCACTGTGGTGTCCCTGTTTTATGGGACAATTATTGGTCTCTACTTATGTCCATCAGCTAATAATTCTACTGTTAAGGAGACTGTGATGGCTATGATGTACACTGTGGTgacccccatgctgaaccccttcatctaTAGCCTGAGGAACAGAGACATGAAGGGAGCTCTGGGAAGAGTCTTTTgtaaaaagaaatttcatttctttctatga
- the LOC138414660 gene encoding olfactory receptor 1E2-like, translating to MTGRNQTTVSEFLLPIKSEHQNLFYALFLAMYVTTVLGNLLILVLICLDPHLHSPMYLFLSNLSFSDLCFSSVTMPKLLQNMQSQDLSIPYAGCLTQMYFFLFFADLEDFLLVAMAYDRYVAICFPLHYTAIMGPRLCLSLVVLPWILTTFHAMLHTLLMARLHFCEDNVIPHFFCDSSALLKLSCSDTRVNELVIFFVGGLIIVIPFLLIIMSYARIVSSILKVPSAKGICKAFSTCGSHLTVVSLFYGTIIGLYLCPSANNSTIKETVMSMMYTVVAPMLNPFIYSLRNRDMKGALRRVFCKKKNAFSL from the coding sequence ATGACAGGAAGGAATCAAACTACTGTCTCAGAGTTTCTCCTGCCCATCAAGTCAGAGCATCAGAACCTGTTCTACGCCCTGTTCCTGGCCATGTATGTTACCACCGTCCTGGGAAACCTTCTCATCCTCGTCCTCATTTGCCTGGACCCCCACCTCCACTCACCCATGTATTTGTTTCTCAGTAACCTGTCTTTCTCTGACCTCTGCTTCTCCTCTGTCACAATGCCCAAACTGCTGCAGAATATGCAGAGCCAAGACCTGTCCATCCCCTATGCTGGCTGCCTGACACAAATGTACTTCTTCCTGTTCTTTGCAGACCTGGAGGACTTCCTCCTTGTggccatggcctatgaccgctacgtGGCCATCTGCTTCCCCCTGCACTACACCGCCATCATGGGCCCCAGGCTCTGTCTCTCCCTGGTGGTGCTGCCCTGGATACTGACCACATTCCATGCCATGTTACACACCCTGCTCATGGCCAGGCTGCATTTCTGTGAAGACAATGTGATCCCCCACTTTTTCTGTGATTCGTCTGCTCTTCTGAAGCTGTCCTGCTCTGACACTCGAGTGAATGAGCTGGTGATATTTTTCGTCGGAGGGCTCATTATCGTCATCCCATTCCTACTCATCATCATGTCTTATGCACGAATCGTGTCCTCCATCCTCAAGGTCCCTTCTGCCAAGGGCATCTGCAAGGCTTTCTCCACCTGTGGCTCCCACCTCACTGTGGTGTCTCTCTTCTATGGGACAATTATTGGTCTCTATTTATGCCCATCAGCTAATAATTCCACCATTAAGGAGACTGTCATGTCTATGATGTACACTGTGGTggcccccatgctgaaccccttcatctacaGCCTGAGGAACAGAGACATGAAGGGAGCTCTCAGAAGAGtcttttgcaaaaagaaaaatgccttcTCTCTATGA
- the LOC138414662 gene encoding olfactory receptor-like protein DTMT: MTGRNQTIVSEFLLLGLPIQSEHQNLFYALFLAMYVTTVLGNLLILVLICLDPHLHTPMYLFLGNLSFSDLCFSSVTMPKLLQDMNSQDPSIPYAGCLTQMYFLLFFGDLESFLLVAMAYDRYVAICFPLHYTTIMSPRLCLSLLVLSWVLTTFHAMLHTLLMASLHFCEDNVIAHFFCDMSALLKLSCSDTRVNELVIFITGGLILVIPFLLIITSYARIVSSTLKVPSARGIRKAFSTCGSHLTVVSLFYGTVIGLYLCPPANNSTVKETVMAMMYNVVTPMLNPFIYSLRNRDMKGALGRVFWRKKTPFSL, translated from the coding sequence ATGACAGGACGGAATCAAACTATTGTCTCAGAGTTCCTCCTGCTGGGACTGCCCATTCAGTCAGAACATCAAAACTTGTTCTACGCCCTGTTCCTGGCCATGTATGTTACCACCGTCCTGGGGAACCTTCTCATCCTCGTTCTCATTTGCCTggacccccacctccacacacccATGTATTTGTTTCTCGGTAACCTGTCTTTCTCTGACCTCTGCTTCTCCTCTGTCACAATGCCCAAATTGCTACAGGACATGAACAGCCAAGACCCGTCCATCCCCTATGCTGGCTGCTTGACACAAATGTACTTTCTTCTGTTCTTTGGAGACCTGGAGAGCTTCCTCCTTGTggccatggcctatgaccgctacgtGGCCATCTGCTTCCCCCTGCACTACACCACCATCATGAGCCCCAGGCTCTGCCTCTCCCTGCTGGTGCTGTCCTGGGTGCTCACCACATTCCATGCCATGTTGCACACCCTGCTCATGGCCAGCTTGCATTTTTGTGAAGACAACGTGATCGCCCACTTTTTCTGTGACATGTCTGCTCTGCTGAAGCTGTCCTGCTCTGACACTCGAGTGAATGAGCTGGTGATATTTATCACGGGAGGGCTCATTCTTGTGATCCCCTTTCTACTCATCATCACGTCCTATGCTCGAATCGTGTCCTCCACCCTCAAGGTCCCTTCTGCGAGGGGTATCCGcaaggccttctccacctgtggcTCCCACCTCACTGTGGTGTCCCTGTTTTACGGGACAGTTATTGGTCTCTATTTATGCCCACCAGCTAATAATTCTACTGTTAAGGAGACTGTGATGGCTATGATGTACAATGTGGTgacccccatgctgaaccccttcatctacaGCCTGAGGAACAGAGACATGAAGGGAGCCCTGGGAAGagtcttttggagaaagaaaactcCCTTTTCTCTGTGA
- the LOC138414658 gene encoding olfactory receptor-like protein DTMT, with product MMGRNQTTISEFLLLGLPIESEHQNLFYVLFLAMYVTTVLGNLLILVLICLDPHLHTPMYLFLSNLSFSDLCFSSVTMPKLLQNMQSQDPSIPYAGCLTQMYFFLFFGDLEDFLLVAMAYDRYVAICFPLHYTTIMGPRLCLFLVVLPWIPTMFHAMLHTLLMARLHFCEDNVIPHFFCDLSALLKLSCSDTRVNELVIFFVGGLIIVIPFLLIIMSYARIVSSILKVPSAKGICKAFSTCGSHLTVVSLFYGTIIGLYLCPSANNSTVKETVMSMMYTVVTPMLNPFIYSLRNRDMKGALRRVFCRKKIHFSL from the coding sequence ATGATGGGAAGGAATCAAACTACTATCTCAGAGTTCCTCCTGCTGGGACTGCCCATTGAGTCAGAACATCAAAACCTGTTCTATGTCCTGTTCCTGGCCATGTATGTTACCACTGTCCTGGGGAACCTTCTCATCCTCGTCCTCATTTGCCTggacccccacctccacacacccATGTATTTGTTTCTCAGTAACCTGTCTTTCTCTGACCTCTGCTTCTCCTCTGTCACAATGCCCAAACTGCTGCAGAATATGCAGAGCCAAGACCCGTCCATCCCCTATGCTGGCTGTCTGACACAAATGTACTTCTTCCTGTTCTTTGGAGACCTGGAGGACTTCCTCCTTGTggccatggcctatgaccgctacgtGGCCATCTGCTTCCCCCTGCACTATACCACCATCATGGGCCCCAGGCTCTGTCTCTTCCTGGTGGTGCTGCCCTGGATACCGACCATGTTCCATGCCATGTTACACACCCTGCTCATGGCCAGGCTGCATTTCTGTGAAGACAATGTGATCCCCcactttttctgtgatttgtCTGCTTTGCTGAAGCTGTCCTGCTCTGACACTCGAGTGAATGAGCTGGTGATATTTTTCGTCGGAGGGCTCATTATCGTCATCCCATTCCTACTCATCATCATGTCTTATGCACGAATCGTGTCCTCCATCCTCAAGGTCCCTTCTGCCAAAGGCATCTGCAAGGCCTTTTCCACCTGTGGCTCCCACCTCACTGTGGTGTCTCTCTTCTATGGGACAATTATTGGTCTCTATTTATGCCCATCAGCTAATAATTCCACCGTTAAGGAGACTGTCATGTCTATGATGTACACAGTGGTgacccccatgctgaaccccttcatctacaGCCTGAGGAACAGAGACATGAAGGGAGCTCTCAGAAGAGTCTTTTGTAGAAAGAAAATTCACTTCTCTCTTTGA